In Burkholderia gladioli, a genomic segment contains:
- a CDS encoding 5-(carboxyamino)imidazole ribonucleotide synthase: MTAHSTPVSPILPGAWLGMVGGGQLGRMFCFAAQSMGYRVAVLDPDASSPAGAVADRHLRAAYDDEAALTELAELCEAVSTEFENVPAASLDFLARSTFVAPAGRCVAIAQDRIAEKRFIAASGVPVAPHVVIESAEALAALADAELDAVLPGILKTARMGYDGKGQVRVANAAEARAAFASLRGVPCVLEKRLPLKYEVSALIARGADGRSAVFPLAQNTHHHGILSLTVVPAPAADAALAAAARQAAVRIADSLDYVGVLCVEFFILEDGSMVANEMAPRPHNSGHYTVDACSASQFEQQVRAMARLPLGNPRQHSPAVMLNVLGDIWFADAAGESEALTPPWDQVAAMPAAHLHLYGKEEARVGRKMGHVNFTADTLDEALEAAQACASLLRIPLD; encoded by the coding sequence ATGACTGCACACTCCACTCCGGTTTCACCGATCCTGCCCGGCGCCTGGCTCGGCATGGTCGGCGGCGGCCAGCTCGGCCGCATGTTCTGCTTCGCGGCCCAATCGATGGGCTATCGCGTCGCCGTGCTCGACCCCGACGCGAGCAGCCCCGCCGGCGCGGTAGCCGATCGCCACCTGCGCGCCGCCTACGACGACGAGGCAGCGCTCACGGAGCTCGCCGAACTCTGCGAAGCGGTATCGACCGAATTCGAGAACGTGCCTGCCGCCAGCCTCGATTTCCTGGCCCGCAGCACCTTCGTCGCGCCGGCCGGCCGCTGCGTGGCGATCGCGCAGGACCGGATCGCGGAGAAGCGCTTCATCGCCGCCTCGGGCGTGCCGGTCGCGCCGCACGTGGTGATCGAATCGGCCGAGGCGCTCGCCGCGCTGGCCGACGCCGAGCTGGACGCGGTGCTGCCCGGCATCCTCAAGACGGCGCGCATGGGCTACGACGGCAAGGGCCAGGTGCGCGTGGCGAACGCCGCCGAGGCACGCGCCGCGTTCGCCTCGCTGCGCGGCGTGCCCTGCGTGCTGGAAAAACGCCTGCCGCTCAAGTACGAGGTGTCGGCGCTGATCGCGCGCGGCGCCGACGGCCGCTCGGCCGTGTTCCCGCTCGCGCAGAACACCCATCATCACGGCATCCTGTCGCTCACCGTGGTGCCGGCGCCGGCCGCCGATGCCGCGCTCGCGGCCGCGGCACGGCAGGCGGCGGTGCGCATCGCCGATTCGCTCGACTACGTGGGCGTGCTGTGCGTGGAGTTCTTCATCCTCGAGGACGGCTCGATGGTCGCCAACGAGATGGCGCCGCGTCCGCACAACTCGGGGCATTACACCGTCGACGCCTGCTCGGCCAGCCAGTTCGAGCAGCAGGTGCGCGCCATGGCGCGGCTGCCGCTGGGCAACCCGCGCCAGCATTCGCCGGCCGTCATGCTCAACGTGCTCGGCGACATCTGGTTCGCCGATGCCGCGGGCGAGAGCGAGGCGCTCACGCCGCCGTGGGACCAGGTGGCCGCCATGCCGGCCGCGCATCTGCACCTGTATGGCAAGGAAGAGGCGCGCGTGGGCCGCAAGATGGGCCATGTGAACTTCACGGCCGACACGCTCGACGAGGCGCTCGAGGCCGCGCAGGCTTGCGCGAGCCTGCTGCGCATCCCGCTCGACTGA
- a CDS encoding NAD(P)H-binding protein, with amino-acid sequence MSIRSDSGAARPSFAIAGATGRVGAELTRLLAEDPVELLALTRRPEAAVLPAGVRAVGVDFERPASLPATLQGVERLFIAQGSSPNQVANEIALIDAAVAAGVCHVVKLSAMGPATRLYPMAWHMPIEAHLARQPIASTVLRPSAFTSLLLRAGPLVAAGEWGGAVGSGRTNFVDTRDVAAAARAALFEEVDGESQLAYHLTGPRAWTVDEIARELSGLLDRPVAYAQRSLAEQHALLLAGGLPPFVADLLVGLDRLMRASGIGETTRTVEELTGRPPRSLTDWLRENLDRFRRPAA; translated from the coding sequence ATGTCCATCCGTTCCGATTCCGGCGCCGCCCGGCCGAGCTTCGCCATCGCCGGCGCCACCGGGCGCGTCGGCGCCGAGCTGACGCGCCTGCTGGCCGAGGATCCGGTCGAGCTGCTTGCGCTCACGCGCCGTCCCGAAGCCGCCGTGCTGCCGGCCGGCGTGCGTGCCGTGGGCGTCGATTTCGAGCGACCGGCCAGCCTGCCCGCGACCTTGCAGGGCGTCGAGCGCCTGTTCATCGCGCAAGGCAGCTCGCCGAACCAGGTCGCCAACGAGATCGCGCTGATCGACGCCGCGGTGGCGGCCGGCGTGTGCCATGTGGTGAAGCTCTCGGCGATGGGGCCGGCCACGCGCCTGTATCCGATGGCCTGGCACATGCCGATCGAGGCGCACCTGGCGCGCCAGCCGATCGCCTCGACGGTGCTGCGGCCGTCCGCCTTTACCTCGCTGCTGCTGCGCGCCGGCCCGCTGGTGGCGGCGGGCGAGTGGGGCGGCGCGGTGGGTAGCGGGCGCACCAATTTCGTCGATACCCGCGACGTGGCCGCGGCCGCGCGCGCGGCGCTGTTCGAGGAAGTCGATGGCGAGTCGCAGCTCGCCTATCACCTGACGGGGCCGCGCGCCTGGACTGTCGACGAGATCGCGCGGGAGCTCTCCGGCCTGCTCGATCGCCCGGTCGCCTATGCGCAGCGCTCGCTGGCCGAGCAGCACGCGCTGCTGCTGGCCGGCGGCCTGCCGCCCTTCGTCGCGGACCTGCTGGTCGGGCTCGACCGGCTGATGCGCGCCTCGGGCATCGGCGAGACCACGCGCACGGTGGAGGAATTGACGGGACGTCCGCCGCGTTCGCTGACGGATTGGCTGCGCGAGAACCTGGATCGCTTCCGCCGGCCGGCGGCCTGA
- a CDS encoding phosphoribosylaminoimidazolesuccinocarboxamide synthase, which produces MSTLYESTLRSLPLLGRGKVRDNYAVGTDKLLIVTTDRLSAFDVIMGEPIPNKGRVLNQMANFWFDKLSHIVPNHLTGDAPESVVAADEVEQVAGRGVVVKRLEPILVEAVVRGYLAGSGWKDYQASGAVCGVELPAGLQNAQKLPEPIFTPAAKAEMGHHDENISYEECERRIGTELTATIRDISIRLYKEAADYAATRGIIIADTKFEFGLDEHGKLYLMDEALTADSSRFWPADEYQVGTNPPSFDKQFVRDWLETQDWKKEPPAPKLPDDVVARTSAKYQEALERITGQTLA; this is translated from the coding sequence ATGTCTACCCTTTACGAATCCACGCTCCGTTCGCTGCCGCTCCTCGGTCGCGGCAAGGTCCGCGACAACTACGCGGTCGGCACCGACAAGCTGCTGATCGTCACCACCGACCGTCTGTCGGCGTTCGACGTGATCATGGGCGAGCCGATTCCGAACAAGGGGCGGGTGCTGAACCAGATGGCCAATTTCTGGTTCGACAAGCTCTCGCACATCGTCCCGAACCACCTGACGGGCGACGCCCCGGAATCGGTGGTGGCGGCCGACGAGGTCGAGCAGGTGGCCGGCCGCGGCGTGGTGGTCAAGCGCCTGGAGCCGATCCTGGTCGAGGCGGTGGTGCGCGGCTACCTGGCCGGCAGCGGCTGGAAGGACTACCAGGCGAGCGGCGCGGTGTGCGGCGTGGAGCTGCCGGCGGGCCTGCAGAATGCGCAGAAGCTGCCCGAGCCGATCTTCACGCCGGCCGCCAAGGCCGAGATGGGCCACCACGACGAGAACATCAGCTACGAGGAATGCGAGCGCCGCATCGGCACCGAGCTGACCGCCACCATCCGCGACATCTCGATTCGCCTGTACAAGGAAGCGGCCGACTACGCCGCCACGCGCGGCATCATCATCGCCGACACCAAGTTCGAGTTCGGCCTCGACGAGCACGGCAAGCTGTATCTGATGGACGAGGCGCTGACCGCCGATTCCTCGCGCTTCTGGCCGGCCGACGAATACCAGGTCGGCACCAACCCGCCGTCCTTCGACAAGCAGTTCGTGCGCGACTGGCTCGAGACGCAGGACTGGAAGAAGGAGCCGCCCGCGCCGAAGCTGCCCGACGACGTGGTCGCCCGCACCAGCGCCAAGTACCAGGAAGCGCTCGAGCGCATCACCGGCCAGACGCTGGCCTGA
- the purE gene encoding 5-(carboxyamino)imidazole ribonucleotide mutase gives MSEVKTAHTHSAPLIGVLMGSSSDWDVMKHAVAILQEFEVPYEARVVSAHRMPDEMFDYAEKARERGLRAIIAGAGGAAHLPGMLAAKTTVPVLGVPVASKYLKGVDSLHSIVQMPKGVPVATFAIGEAGAANAGLFAVSLLAGTSTDYANRLAAFRVRQNEAAHAMVLPPL, from the coding sequence ATGAGTGAAGTCAAGACCGCCCACACGCACAGCGCGCCGCTGATCGGCGTGCTGATGGGTTCCAGTTCCGATTGGGACGTGATGAAGCATGCCGTCGCGATCCTGCAGGAATTCGAGGTGCCCTACGAGGCCAGGGTCGTGTCCGCGCACCGCATGCCCGACGAGATGTTCGACTACGCGGAGAAGGCTCGCGAGCGCGGCCTGCGCGCGATCATCGCCGGCGCCGGCGGTGCCGCCCACCTGCCGGGCATGCTGGCGGCCAAGACCACCGTGCCGGTGCTGGGCGTGCCGGTCGCCAGCAAGTACCTGAAGGGCGTCGATTCGCTGCACTCGATCGTGCAGATGCCCAAGGGCGTGCCGGTGGCGACCTTCGCGATCGGCGAGGCCGGCGCGGCCAACGCGGGCCTGTTCGCGGTCTCGCTGCTGGCCGGCACCTCGACCGACTACGCGAACCGCCTCGCCGCGTTCCGCGTGCGCCAGAACGAAGCCGCGCACGCGATGGTGCTGCCGCCGCTGTAA
- a CDS encoding L-threonylcarbamoyladenylate synthase, whose amino-acid sequence MSPDVRSTAAWPMPPDAAIEEAATKLAAGQLVAFPTETVYGLGADAESPEAVARIYAAKGRPSNHPVIVHLPPGGDPGYWVESLPADAQKLIDAFWPGPLTLILKRAAHIPDAVSGGQDSVALRCPSHPVAQRLLAAFSALRGGHGGVAGPSANRFGHVSPTTAQHVREEFGDSVHVLDGGAAEVGIESTILDLSRGFPALLRPGHVTPQQIAAVLGTVPRLPDGSDATAPRASGTLKAHYAPRTPLALLPFDRLELLLDAAAEAGEPVALVARASSARDWSTAIGVHFVAAPEDPQAYARELYSLLRALDRAQVTRILIEQLPDTAEWVAVNDRLGRAAAAFEQGADEAH is encoded by the coding sequence ATGAGCCCGGACGTCCGTTCGACCGCCGCCTGGCCGATGCCGCCCGACGCCGCGATCGAGGAAGCCGCCACCAAGCTCGCGGCCGGCCAACTGGTCGCGTTCCCGACCGAAACCGTCTATGGACTCGGCGCCGATGCCGAAAGCCCCGAGGCGGTGGCGCGGATCTACGCGGCCAAGGGCCGGCCCTCGAATCATCCGGTTATCGTGCATCTGCCGCCCGGCGGCGATCCGGGCTACTGGGTCGAATCGCTGCCCGCCGACGCGCAAAAGCTGATCGACGCGTTCTGGCCGGGGCCGCTCACGCTGATCCTCAAACGCGCCGCGCATATCCCCGACGCGGTCAGCGGCGGGCAGGATTCGGTCGCGCTGCGCTGCCCCTCGCATCCGGTCGCGCAGCGGCTGCTGGCCGCCTTCAGCGCGCTGCGCGGTGGCCACGGCGGCGTGGCCGGCCCCTCGGCGAACCGCTTCGGCCATGTCAGCCCGACCACCGCGCAGCATGTGCGCGAGGAGTTCGGCGACAGCGTGCACGTGCTCGACGGCGGCGCGGCCGAGGTCGGCATCGAATCGACGATTCTCGACCTGTCGCGCGGTTTTCCTGCGCTGCTGCGGCCCGGCCATGTCACGCCGCAGCAGATCGCCGCCGTGCTCGGCACCGTGCCGCGCCTGCCCGACGGCAGCGATGCCACGGCGCCGCGCGCGTCCGGCACGCTGAAGGCGCATTACGCGCCGCGCACGCCGCTGGCGCTGCTGCCGTTCGATCGCCTGGAGCTGCTGCTCGATGCGGCCGCCGAGGCGGGCGAGCCGGTCGCGCTGGTCGCGCGGGCCTCGAGCGCGCGCGATTGGTCCACCGCGATCGGCGTGCACTTCGTCGCCGCGCCCGAGGATCCCCAGGCCTATGCGCGCGAGTTGTACAGCCTGCTGCGCGCGCTCGATCGGGCGCAGGTCACGCGCATCCTGATCGAGCAGTTGCCGGATACCGCCGAATGGGTCGCCGTCAACGACCGGCTCGGGCGTGCCGCCGCGGCATTCGAGCAGGGCGCCGACGAGGCGCACTGA